TCGACCCGAGCGCGGGGGCGAGCGCCTGCGACAGGAACAGCGGCCCCATCAGGTTCGAGCCGATGAGCTCGTCCCACGCTGCGCGGTCGATCCGCCCCACCGGTGTGGGGAAGAAACTCGAGGCGTTGTTGACCAGGCCGTCGAGCCGGCCACCGCTGCGCTCGAGGACCTGGGCGGCGATCTCGTCGGCGGCGCCGAAGCGCGCGAGGTCGCCGCCGACGGTGAAGGCCGAGCCTGGACGTTCGGCGTCGAGCGCGGCCGCCAGCGTCAGCGCGGCGTCGGCGCTGTGGCGGTAATGCAGCGCGATGCGCGCGCCGCGGGCGTGCAGCTGGCGCGCAATCTCTGCGCCGACGCGGCGTGCGGCACCGGTGACGAGGATCAGGGGGGCTTCGTCGGCAAGCGTGGCGGGAAGGGGAGGGGGCATCGGTTTCTCCACGACGCTCCGGCGCTCGATCGGGTGTTGGGCCGAGCCTGCCGTTACAATCGCGAACTCTTCTCCATGTCGGGTTGAACGTTCATGTCTTCATTGCCTCAGCCGTCCGCCGAAGCGCTCGCCCAGAGCGCACGCCTGCTCGAACGCATCGAGACGGAGATCGCGGCCGCGGGCGGCTGGATTTCGTTTGCCCGCTACATGGAGCTCGCGCTCTATGCGCCGGGACTAGGCTATTACAGCGGCGGCGCCCGAAAGTTCGGTCCGGGCGGCGATTTCATCACCGCGCCCGAGCTTACCCCGCTTTTCGGTCAGGCGCTGGCCGTCCAGGTCGAGCAGGTCATGCACGCCAGCGCGCCGGCGCTGATCGAGGTCGGCGCCGGCACCGGCCTGCTGGCCGCGGATCTGCTGCTCGAGCTTGAACGTCGCGGCTGCGTGCCGGACAGCTACGGGATCCTCGAGGTCTCCGGTGAGCTGCGCGCACGCCAGTTCGACACGCTGGCGG
This region of Thauera sp. JM12B12 genomic DNA includes:
- a CDS encoding pteridine reductase codes for the protein MPPPLPATLADEAPLILVTGAARRVGAEIARQLHARGARIALHYRHSADAALTLAAALDAERPGSAFTVGGDLARFGAADEIAAQVLERSGGRLDGLVNNASSFFPTPVGRIDRAAWDELIGSNLMGPLFLSQALAPALGSSGRGAIVNIVDIHAERPLERYPVYSAAKGGLAALTRALAIELAPAVRVNGVSPGPIDWPEDGQFPPAERERIIAHTLLKRVGSAADIARTVSFLMFDAPYITGQIIAVDGGRSAHL